The region cacgttttgtactgcttccttgtcttatgtattgtctatcttgacctttgtccctgtcagcctgtcagtgctcaggcCATATGGctcacactgcatcaaattggtctgcatggctgtcgtcccagaaggaagcctcttctaaagatgatgcacaagaaagcccgcaaacagtttgctgaagacaagcagactaaggacatgtattactggaaccatgtcctgtgatctgatgagaccaagataaacttatttggttcagatggtgtcaagcgtgtgtggcggcaaccaggtgaggagtacaaagacaagtgtgtcttgcctacagtcaagcatggtggtgggagtgtcatggtctggggctgcatgagtgctgccggcactggggagctacagttcattgagggaaccatgaatgccaacatgtactgtgacatactgaagcagggcatgatcccagcatgcattccagcatgataacgaccccaaacacacctccaagatgaccactgccttgctaaagaagctgagggtgaaggtgatagACTGGCCAAGCGTGTCTTCAGACCTAAACCttactgagcatctgtggggcatcctcaaacggaaggtggaggagcacaagttctctaacatccaccagctccgtgatgtcatcattgaggagtagaagaggactccagtggcaacctgtgaagctctggtgaactccatgcccaagagggttaaggcagtgctggaaaataatgttagctacacaaaatattgacactgggctcaatttggacattttcacttaggggtgtactcacttttgttgccagcggtttagacattaatggctatgtgttgagttattttgaggggacagcaaatttccactgttacacaagctgtacactcactgctttacattgtagcaaagtgtcatttcttcagtgttgtcatattaaaagatataatcaaatatttacaaaaacgagaagggtgtactcacttttatgagatactgtatatagccactgtttgtactgcttcctcgtcttacgtattgtctatcttgacctttgtccctgtaccatgttttatttcatagtttatgtttagccttagccacagtattttgcctagttgtcttggtgtctttgtttggttgtttgtttgtttattaaactgtttgaagatctgcgcttgcttccgaaTTCAAATTTGTAACGTGACAGGGATAAACAGGAACTCTGACtacaccccagacctcctcacccgacatcagtgcctgacctcactaatgccctTGTGGCTGAAAggaaaaatccccacagccatgctccacaatttagtggaaagccttcccagaagagtgtaggttattataacagcaaagtgtgactaaatctgaaatgggatgatcaaaaagcacatatcactgtgatggtcatgtgtccccaaacttttggacatatactatatattattgAATCACATAGCAAGGCATTGTATAAAATATCTTAGcataatacagtatagaataacATAGTATGGAAGcataatatatagtatagtttaataaatacacatttatttgtgcttataatattcatttgtcataaataaatatacataaataacatTGAAACAGTTATATTACATGCATTTCACACATACAGCTTCATTAATTATCTGTCTTAGTACAACTATCTCACAAGCAGTGAAAGACCCTCACAGCTTGAAATTGGCTGACCTTGATGAAAAAGTGCTGATGCTTGTTTTCATAACAGATACTCATCTGATATACAGGTGCACAAAGCTCTAGAGAGacacatctgtctcactctttcaccaCTGACTTGTCACTGACTCAAATGGGCGAGTTGCAGTGGAGAGAACTAGCACAAGCATGGGTGTCTTTCAGTCTTTTTGCTCCTTCTTGATGTCTGTTTAAGGCAAAATTCATCCAACATGGAGGACGATGAAGATGATAATGGACCAATATACACAAAACCCACCACTCATGCTAGAATTATTTGTCAGCATTGTTAGAATAAGAGGGTGAATTAATTTTAGGGATAATGTTCTATTGCCTACTCATGGTCTTCATCATATTCATGGGGGAAATGAGTGAGCTAAAATTTGCTGACTTATATAAAGTTGGACCATTTCTCAGGGGCACTGATTGGGGACTTTGAAAGATCTGGGGCCTCAAGGGTTTTTTCTCGACCGAGGATGCTTCTTCTGAGTTCACGTCCTCCACAAGGATTCGATAGTTTCGTCCATCATTGCTGTCCCACCAAAGTTTGTTGCCAGATCCAGGACGGAAGGACACGCAGAATTCCAGACGATCCTGTATGTTAGGACAGGAAGGGACGGGAACGTTAAAGAAAAACAGTTCTGTGTCTGAATTCTCATTCTTCTGTTGGATAGGGGTACATGGGATATCCTGGTGGCTCCTCCATGAGTCGTACGTGATGCGAATATGCACAGCTTTCTCTGGACTGATATTGCAGACCCTCACCTTTCCGAACAGTGATCCATACACCAAACTGCAGCTCTCCAGATGCACCAGAGTTTTTGCCAGTTTTTCCAGGAATGATGGTAAATCAGCAGAAGGCTGAGGGAACCCCAACCGGAGACGAGGCTTCTTGCTTTGCACAGACAAATCAGTCTTTTGCTTGACAGGTGGAGAAAGCTCCTCTTCATCGGATATTGGTGGATCTGAATCGAAGATCCGGACTGCAGTGAGGGCCAGTCCTTTATCATCTGCGAATACCActcgttttttcttcttcagtgtcCCACAAGGACTCGTACAGTTTTGAGCTCTCACTGGAGATTCAGGAATCTGGGGGGATCTAGAAGCTTTGGACCGCAGGGTATCATATATGCTAGGTCTAGTAAGAGCACGATGGGATCTAAGCGTTGACATTCCCAAAAGTTGTTCCACTGAAGGCTGGCGATTCAGGCACATATGCACGGCCAGGTCCACTGGCATGACTCTAAATAGGAAAGAAGCAAACAACATTAGAGCAATTTTACCAAACAAGACATTTAGTTTATTAGGTTTTACAGATTGTTCTCAATTATAAAGGTAAAACACTGCAATACTCTTGTCTGTTTTAACTCTCATAAATTGCTGTCTTTAAATTAATCCTGCTATCAGGGAGCATTATgtccaaaatatattttctacaataatttaaaaactattttctaTTCATTCTGCTCCAAATTCTTTGAATACTTCATTGCAACATTTGCACTCAAATTCTGTCAATAATAGCAGGTAAAGTGTCCTTTCAAACAATTTAGTTACCAAGCTACATACATAgctacacacacaatgtttccCCTTTCCCCTAACAATTGTTTCTGACTTACTTGGCAGCACTCATTCCTGTGTTTGCAAAAAACAGCGTCTTCTCACTTAAATGTCCcctgaaaagaaaatgcaaaagaaCATTTCACCAAGATGCAACAGTACTGAATGCTGAATACTGCTTTTTTAGTCTCTGGCCATGTTAGATCACCAGTAAGGAGAATGTGTAAGCTACTTACCCAATGCCTATGCTGATCAGCAACAACTTTGTTTTGGTCGTCTGTATTTCTGAATTTAACTTGTGCCTTTATCTTATAAGTCCTCTCATTACACTAGCATACCAAGTCTGTCAGCGCACTGTTTTGTACTGTCTGCAAGCGTCACACAGCATGCCTCATGATTATGGGTGTTTCCTAATGTGCCCATGGTACAGCCCAAAGTGCATTGTAACACCACCCTGAAGAAGAGTTTAAGGAATGTCGTCACTAGGAGGTACATGTTGTCCTTCTGAAATGTATCAGGTTACCAGGAATGCTAACAATCTGGGAGTAT is a window of Ictalurus furcatus strain D&B chromosome 16, Billie_1.0, whole genome shotgun sequence DNA encoding:
- the LOC128620448 gene encoding protein phosphatase 1 regulatory subunit 3C-B-like; the encoded protein is MSAAKVMPVDLAVHMCLNRQPSVEQLLGMSTLRSHRALTRPSIYDTLRSKASRSPQIPESPVRAQNCTSPCGTLKKKKRVVFADDKGLALTAVRIFDSDPPISDEEELSPPVKQKTDLSVQSKKPRLRLGFPQPSADLPSFLEKLAKTLVHLESCSLVYGSLFGKVRVCNISPEKAVHIRITYDSWRSHQDIPCTPIQQKNENSDTELFFFNVPVPSCPNIQDRLEFCVSFRPGSGNKLWWDSNDGRNYRILVEDVNSEEASSVEKKPLRPQIFQSPQSVPLRNGPTLYKSANFSSLISPMNMMKTMSRQ